A genomic segment from Desulfurispirillum indicum S5 encodes:
- a CDS encoding Hsp20/alpha crystallin family protein, which translates to MSVLHFQLLMENGEDMTPQSSYLARHFGNTGFPPMDIFETSEAYFLEIDLPGGIDPQQVNLSYGAGNLVIRGKLPHPALPEGGRYLQVERQAGQFHRVVHLSAPVRPRDISTRYDLGVLTITIPKEHHYEIQIEEHYAGQ; encoded by the coding sequence ATGAGTGTGTTGCATTTTCAGCTTCTCATGGAAAACGGAGAAGATATGACGCCCCAGTCATCATATCTGGCCCGTCACTTCGGGAATACCGGTTTTCCCCCAATGGATATCTTTGAGACCAGCGAAGCCTATTTCCTGGAAATCGATCTGCCAGGCGGCATTGATCCGCAACAGGTCAACCTGAGCTATGGGGCGGGCAACCTGGTTATCCGGGGGAAACTGCCTCATCCGGCGCTGCCCGAGGGCGGACGCTACCTGCAGGTGGAGCGCCAGGCGGGACAGTTTCACCGCGTTGTGCATCTGAGTGCGCCGGTGCGCCCGCGCGACATATCCACCCGCTATGACCTGGGGGTTCTCACCATCACCATACCCAAAGAACACCATTACGAAATACAGATAGAGGAGCATTATGCAGGACAATAA